From the Acidithiobacillus sp. genome, the window AAATTTGCTGCGCGTCAGTCAGTATCAGGCGCTGGGACAAACCTTGTCGGCGCTGTGCAGCATTGTCGGCGAAGAACGCTTCGCCGCACTTTTTGCAGATGCCACCACGGCGAACACCGCCGTATTGCGCAGGGCCTTGTCTTTGATGCTGAGTGAGGGTGGGAGCGCGGTAGTGGATTTGGTGGTGACACCCGCACCAACGGACGGTCTCATTATTGAAATGCGGCCAATGGAATTACCAGCGCGCCATGCCGAGGAGGAGATGCAGGACCGCATTTACGGCGCCGCTCAGGAGATGCTGCGCGGCCTCGCCCACGAAATCAAAAACCCCCTCGGCGGCTTGCGCGGGGCCACGCAGCTCCTGGAGCGTGAACTACAGCGCCCCGAACTGAAGGATTACACCCGGGTCATTCTCCATGAGGTGGATCGCCTCCATCATCTGGTGGATCGCCTGCAGGGACCCCGCAGCCGCCCGGTTTTTGCCGAAGTGAATATTCATCAGGTGCTTGAACATGTGCGTCGACTGCTGAACGCGGAATTGCCCACCGGCATTGCCGTGCGTTTCGATTATGACCCCTCTATCCCCGATATTTTGGCTGATCAGGAGCAACTGGTGCAGGTTTTTCTGAACTTGCTACGCAACGCCCAACAGGCGCTGGACCGCCACGGGGCCATCCTGATCCGTACCCGGGTCGAACGCTATGTTACCCTTCTGCATCATAAGCTCCGCCTGGCGCTGCGTGTGGATGTAGTCGACAACGGTCCGGGAATACCGGCAGATTTGCTCCCCCGGATCTTTTTGCCCCTGGTCACCAGTCGTGCCGAAGGTATGGGAATGGGGCTTGCCATCGTACAGGGACTGGTGCGCGGGCATGGCGGGGTGGTCCATTGCCATTCGCAACCGGGAGAAACGGTATTTTCCGTTTCCCTGCCCCTGTTACCGCATCGGGAGGCGTCCGCATGAAACAGGTCTGGATCATCGACGATGACCCTTCCATTCGCTGGGTATTGGAGAAAGCGCTGACCCAAGCCGATATCCCGGTACATAGTTTTGCCGAGGCCGACAGTGCTCTGCGCGCACTGGGGCGCGAACAGCCAGAGGCTATCGTTACCGATCTGCGCATGCCCGGCCTGGATGGGCTGGTGTTTCTGCGCGAAGTGCAATCGCGCTGGCCGAAACTCCCGGTGATCGTGATGACGGCACACTCCGATCTGGACAACGCGGTCGCCGCTTTTCAGAGTGGGGCCTTTGAATATCTGCCCAAACCTTTTGACATGGACGAAGCGGTTGCCCTGGTACGGCGCGCTCTTGGCAGTCAGACAGAACCGAGCGCTGCGGGTGTTGAGGAGAGCGATCCAGCGGAAATGATTGGCGAAGCTCCGGCCATGCAGGAGGTATTTCGTGCCATCGGTCGGTTGTCTCGCTCACAGATCAACGTGCTTATTACCGGCGAGTCAGGGGCAGGCAAGGAACTGGTGGCCAGTGCTCTGCACCGGCACAGCCCCCGCGCGCACGGACCCTTCATTGCCATCAACACGGCGGCCATTCCCGCCGAGTTGCTTGAATCGGAACTTTTCGGCCATGAAAAAGGTGCCTTTACCGGGGCGGTGCAGACCCGGCAGGGTCGCTTTGAGCAGGCCTCCGGGGGCACCCTTTTTCTCGATGAAATTGGCGATATGCCCGCTGCCCTGCAGACGCGGCTGCTGCGGGTACTCTCTGACGGCACCTTCTACCGGGTTGGTGGCCATGCGCCCCAACGGGCGGATGTCCGCGTTCTCGCCGCGACCCACCAGAATCTTGAAGCCAAGGTGCGCGACGGTAGTTTTCGGGAAGATCTTTACCATCGTCTCAACGTCATCCATATCCATCTCCCGCCCATGCGGGAGCGGCGTGAAGACATTCCGCGTCTGGCCCGTCACTTTCTCCGTCGCAGCGCGGAGCAGTTGGATGTCGAACGTAAGGTATTGAGTCCGGCGGCGGAGTCCGCCTTCATGAATTGGCATTGGCCAGGTAATGTTCGCCAATTGGAAAATGTCTGTCGCTGGATTACCGTGATGGCACCTACCAGCGAGGTCCAGGTGACGGATTTGCCGCCGGAAATGGCCGCGCCGTCGCCATCGGTCATGGCACAGGACTTGAACATCCAGGATTGGCGCTTGCTGCTGGGGGCCGTGGTGCGGCAGCGCCTCGCCGGCGGCGAAGAGGCCTTGCTCGACAAGATTCAGCCGCAGTTCGAGCGCTGCCTGCTGGAAGCGGCCTTGCAACATACCCGTGGCCACAAACAGGACGCCGCGCACAAGCTCGGCTGGGGGCGTAATACGCTTACCCGCAAACTGAAAGAACTAGGCATGGAAGATGCGACTGGAAGCGGCCCTGGCGAATCCCAGGCTTTCGACTAAAACTCCCTTGCATGCTGGTAAAATAGAGTGTGCTTGGAGTGTTTGGTCGAGCTTGAGGTGTCTATGCAAGGCGTAATGTTACTGTTGGAAATTGTGGTTGTCCTGCTGCTGCTGGTGGAAGTTTTCATCCGCCTGCGGGCGCGGCGCCGACGTTTACAGATTAAAGGCAGCGTGCCAGTCTCCTCAATAGCACGTTCGGCACCCGCCATAGATGTGCCGCGGATTCAACCTGAAGCATCCAGCGTAGATGCCGTTGCCCCATCCGTAACGACTACCAGTGGCGCCGAACAGCAAGCGCTCAGCATTGACGACCTGCTCAGCGAAGCCAATATCTATCTCGAGTATGGTCACTACGCGCAAGCAGCGACCGTGTTGCGCTGGTATGTAGATCTCAACCCCCACGAAACACGGGTTATCAACCAGCTCCTTGACACCTATTTAGCGATGGCAGATATCGACAACTATGCTGCGTTGCTGGAAGGCCTGGGAGAAAAGCCGGGAGCTGCGCCCATGAATGAGTCCTGGTGGCGGGAACGGATAGATACTGGTCTGAGTCGAGATCCCGGCAATCTCGAACTCCTCGTGCTTGCCGAAAAGGTAGGCATGGCCATTCCGGTACCACAAGCCCAGACTCAAGACGTCACCATGACTGCAGAGATGGCGCTGACCCTGGTTTCCCGTAACCCTGATCCCGCCTATGGCATGGCGATCCTGTGGCGAACCATCGCCCACGAGCCGCAACGCCTGCCGTTGTATGCCGAACTTCTGCGCATTACTCACCAGCAACGCCGTGTTGAGGATTATATCAATACCTTGATATTACTTTTCCTGGCCGTGGGCACTGGTGGCAAAACCCTTCGCGAGCGCATGTTGCGCGTAGGTGAGGATCTCGGTCCCCACCCCCTGTGGGGCACGCTTGCACACTGGAATGGCGACTTGGAAGTATTACGGCAACTAGCGAAATCACGCCACCTGGAGATTCCAGCCAGGTTGTCCGGTCGCGCTGAAGAGGGCCGATGACCGCGCTTGACAAGCTTATGCCGCGCTAACGACAATCGCCTGCGGCCGCGAGCTTAGCACCATCTGGTGTGGAGCAGGTGCTGAAGCAGGCAGAGAGGGAGCAGCAGGGCATGGATTTGGAGGAAGTCAACCGCCTCGTGCGGTCCGATATGATGGCAGTGAACAGCGCCATCCAGGAGCAACTGCGTTCCGGGGTGCCAACTATCCCGGCCATGGGCACTTACCTGATCAATGCTGGCGGTAAAAGGCTGCGCCCCATCGTTCTGCTATTGGCCGCGCGTATGGGCGGTGAACGCGGCCCACGTCCGATCCCTCTGGCTGCCGTCGTGGAGTTCATCCATACAGCCACTTTGCTGCATGATGACGTAGTCGATGGTTCCGAGTTGCGGCGTAGCAACGCGACGGCCAATCAACTCTGGGGCAATGCCGCCGCCGTACTCGTCGGGGATTTTCTATACGCCAGATCCTTCGAAATGATGGTACAAGACGGCGATATGCGTATCCTCGCCACCATGGCGGAGGCCACCAGCGTTATCGCCCAAGGCGAGGTCGCGCAACTGGAGAATGCTAACGACCCTGATCTGAGTCCCGAGGCATACTTCTCAGTCATTGAAGCCAAGACCGCCAAGCTATTTGAGGCGGCCGCGCGTATTGGAGCACTGGTAAACAACCTGGATGTGGCTGCGGAAACTGCGTTGGCGCACTATGGCTCCCTGCTCGGTATGGCCTTCCAGTTGATGGATGACGCCCTGGATTATTCCACCAGTGCCGAAAAAATGGGCAAAAATCGGGGCGATGACCTCGCTGATGGCAAGGCGACCCTACCCTACATTCATGCCATGCAGCATGCTACGGTAGCAGAGCGAGCCATTCTGCGGGAAGCACTTTGCGCTGATACGCCGACGGTCTTTGAGCCGGTCTGGGAAATCATTGCCAGAACAAGGTCAATTGATTACACTTTGCGCGTCGCGGAAGAAAAGGTGGATCAGGCGATTGCTTGTCTGTCCGGGTTCCCCGGCGGGGTGGAGAAAGAAGCCCTGGCCTTTTTAGCGGAATTTGCTGTGCGGCGTGATTTTTAAAGGTATGTTATCGGGGCGTGGCTCAGCCTGGTAGAGCGCCGCCTTCGGGAGGCGGATGTCGGAGGTTCGAATCCTCTCGCCCCGACCAATTGAGGAAAGGCCCGCATCGTCGGGCCTTTTTCATAGTCGTTTGGTGATGGACTTTTTAGCTTTCCTGGTCGATGCGCCTGTATTAGGAAATACGGGCGCCTTGGCATCACGCGGGTGTGTTTGCCGATGCTGAAGTGGCTTATTCTCGCAGCGTTTGCTGTGATCCTATTTTATGGTCGGCGCCAAAAACGCCGCCACCCGCAAGTTTCGGCTGTGGATCGTTTGGTACGATGCACACGCTGCGGCCGACATCTTTCCATTCATGCGGCGGCCTGCCGGGGCGATGGAAATTACCGTTGCCCACAACACGCCGGAGACAACTAGTGAACCCTGCCCTATCGTCTTTCCGGGTCTGGCTCTATGCCACTTTTCCCCTGATTGCCTATTTTTTTTCCTGGTATTACAACGGTCAGTTGATCCCGCTGCTGGTAGCCACCAGTATCGTTCTACTAGTCTGGGGAATTGTGGTTTGGTGGCCGCGCCTGCGAGACGGCTTGCCCTGGCCGCGTGGATTCCTGCCAATTTTTATGCTGCTCTGGTTACTGTGGTTGGGCTTGAGCCTGTTCTGGAGCGGATCGCCTTATACCAGCTGGTTCTACTTTTGGGTATTGGGTTCTCTGCCGCTGGCATTTCTCATCAGCGTGATGATCCCGGCGCCGGTCGCAGAACAGGCCTGGACCTGGTTCTGGCGAGGAGTTTTGCTGAGTGCCTGGATTTTGAGCGGCATGGCGCTCTGGCAGTATTACCACGGCCTGGAGCAAGGCGGGGGGCTGTTTGACCTGCGGCCTTACGGCCCGCTGCTGGATACCAATAGTTTTGCCGCGTGGCTCAACCTGATGTTTTTCCCGATCCTCGCCGCTTACTTCGTCCACGATGAGCAGCGAAATACGCGCTTTGGATCGCTTCAGTTAAGTTTTGTCGGGTTATTTTATCTCGCTACCCTGGCGGTAATACTGCTGGCGTTCTTTTCGACCAATAGCCGGGGAGGCCTGCTGTCCTGGGTCTGTACGATGCCCTTTGTTTTCTGGGGATTCGGCAGACGCCCCAGCGGTAAACGGCGTATTGCGGTGATAATGGCTTTGGCGCTGATCAGCTTTTTGTTGCTGGGTTATCTTCAACGATATGATCTTCTGGGACATCTGGCGCCAGGTTTTATCACGCACAATCTGTCTACGGTCGCCCGTGGCCTGATGTGGGTGGCTACCTGGCATATGTTCCTGAGCCACCCTTGGCTGGGAACGGGTATCGGCAGCTATTTCCTTAACTACCCGGCCTATCGCCTGCCAGGCGAACTGGCGTCGGCGGGCACCTATGATCATAACGACTTTCTGGAATACCTCGCCGAAGGAGGGCTCATCAATCTGGGCTTTCTCCTCGGTTTTGCCGGAACGCTGATGTATGCGCTTTACCGTTTGCTTCATCGGGCAGGCCGGGCTTTGCAGATCAACGATGAAGGTCGCCTGCAGGCATTGGGTTTGGTAATGGGGGTTTTTGCCATGACCGGTCATGCCCTGGGAAATTTTATTTTCTACAATTTGCCCCTGAGTCTGCTAGCTGGCCTCTTTCTGGCAAGGGCCTGGCGTATCTATGGTACGCAGGGAGAGACCGCGCCGCTCCTGCCGCGGATCGGCGGCATCATTGCTCAAACACTGCTGTTGCTGGCTGCGGTCGTGGCGTCGTGGAATCTGGTCGCGGATGGCGCGACTTTCGCCCTGTTAAGCGATAATGGCTGGCTCAACCGAATCACCCCAAACGCTCATCAGCGCGCCGTTTTTCTCCGGAAGGCGGCGGACTGGCTGACTATGGCGCGGCCACTGGCCACCCAACCTCATGTTTATCTCGCTAACACCTATTTGACTCTCGCCGACCGCGATGCTCGGATGAATGTCACGCGCCGCAGTATTCTGGTGAAGAGCGCACTCAGTCAATACCGCCAGAGTCTGGTGGGGATTCCGCAGCAATCGGGCGTGTGGAATTCCATCGGCACGCTCTATCTGGAGCAGGGCACCCTGCTCGGCCTCGATAAAACACAAAAGGATCGGCAGGCGTTGCTGGCTTGGCGTAAGGGGCTGGCGATCAATCCCGAAAGTGTCAGCCTGCGCAACAAAATCGCCCAACTGGCCTACGTGGATCAGGGCCAAGTCAATGAAGGCGTGGCCTTTTTGGTTGCGGGTTTGCAGCGACCGCTCTTTCCCTACCAGCGCAGCGATCTACAGATGGAGATCGCCCTGACCCAATGGCGGGCGGGCGACAAACATGCAGCAGAGGTCACCTTACTGCGGTTGCTGCACGAGAATCAGGCCTACCCCCCGGCTGTTTCCTGGCTGCAATCCATCCATCGCCAGACCGCGAATGGGGCGGTAATATCGCACTGAGTAAGGATGACCGGGGAACAATGCTAAGGAACTGTGCATGCCATCGGAACGACTAAGCCTGCAACATATTTTGCCGCACTGGCGGGCGGCACTGCTCCTCGTCGCGATTCTTCTGGGGCTAGTGGTGGTACTGGTGCGAGATGTAGAACTGCAATGGTGGCGGACCCATGATTTGCGTGCCCAGGGGCGCATGCGTTATTTGCAGACGCGGCCGTTGCCCGCCGGTCGGGGTGTGATCTATGGCAGCAACGGCGATGCGCTGGCGGTAAATGTACCTGCAGCGACTATCTGGACAGATCCTCGCGTTTTTGACAAGTACCATCAAGACTGGAGCAAGGTGGCGCAGGCTCTGGACATCAGCCAGGAAGTTCTGGCAACGCGCGTGCAGTCGGGTGGGCCAGGCTTCGCCTATATCCTGCGGCAGGTACAACCACAACTGGGCACTGCACTGGATGCCCTGCATGTGCCTGGTATCTATGTGCAGAAAACCAGCCGCACCTATTATCCTCTTGGTGCGGTAACCACACCGCTGTTGGGCCTTGTGCATCTGAATCATCAGGGCGCCGCTGGGCTGGAGATGGGTTATAACCAATGGTTGTCGGGTAAGGCGGGCAGTGAAAAGGTGCTGGTGGATGGGCAAGGTGAAGTGCTTCATGTGCTGGGCGCGCGGCAGACGCCCGTGCCCGGCCATGACCTGTACCTGACCATCAACCCGCAGATCCAGTATTGGGCTTATATGACCCTGCTGGCAGCGCAAAAGCATTTTGGGGCTACAGAGGGCTCGGCAGTGGTAATGGATGTTCAGACCGGGCAGATACTCGCCATGGCGAGCGTACCCTCCTGTAATCCCAACGCGCGCGACGGTTGCGGCAACCCTTCTGATTATGTAAATAACGCCGTGCATCAAGCCTTCGAGCCCGGTTCGGTGATGAAACCATTTATGGTGGCCGCAGCCCTCGAAACGGGCAGCATCCAGCCGAACCAAAACTTCAACGTCTCTCACTGCCTGCCCGTGGGCGGTTTTTGTATCCGCGACGACGTGGTGCACCAGAAACTGAACGTCGCGCATATCCTCAAGTACTCCAGCGACATTGGTGCGGCTAAAATTGCCTTGCGAACGCCCGCACAGGCCATTTATGACATGTACCGGGCGGCGGGTTACGGCACGGAGCCAAACCTGGGCTTTGCGGGTGGGACAGGCGGGGTACTCCCCCCGCCCCAGACCTGGGACAAGGCCCGCCATGCCACCATTGCGCTGGGCTACGGCGTGTCAGTGACGACTCTGCAATTGGCGGAAGGTTATGCCGCCATCGCCAATGGCGGCTATCATGTGGCGCCAACACTCATTGCCGGACAACCGGTGCAGCGCACGCGTATCATGCCTGCAGGCATCGCCGCGCACCTGCGGCACTGGTTGGAGGGGGTATGCGCGGCCAATGGTACCGGCATCCTCGCCGCGATTCCTGGCTATGCCGTGGCAGGCAAGACGGGTACCGCCAATATGGCCAACGGTAAGGACGGCTTTATGAAGAACAAAACCAACGCCACCTTCGTGGGCTTTGCGCCGGGCTTTGCGCCGAAGCTGGTCATGGCAGTAACCATGCGTGGGAGCACCCGCTACTGGAACTTTGGCGGCGTGGAGTCGGCACCCGTGTTCCGCGTGACCATGCGCCATGCCCTCGAAGGGCTGAACATTGCACCGCGCTGGTGCGGCGGAAACAACACCTGCGCCTCTAAGGATAATCATATTACGGCCACCCAGGCAGAAATCTGGGCGGAAGGAGGCGGCAATTGAGCAGACTGGATAATTGGATTGCGGGAGTACTGACGGCCGGTATCGCGGCGATCCTGCTGGGGGTGCTGACGGCGGCAGCCTTTACCCGTATCCCTGTGGCGCACATTTATGTCGACGCGGCCGGGGCGCGCGCCATTATTGTCGGAGGGCATCAGGCAGTGGCTGCTCCTGACTGGCCGGGGACTTATCTGGTGACCCCGCGCTTCGCCGATGCGGCCTTCTGGCCCAGTGCGACCCTGGACTTCAAAAGCGGAGCACCGGTGACCCTGCCACGCCAGGATATTGTGCTATGGGTATACCGTGGCTGAGCCGCGCCACTGGTTGCAGTGGCTGCGCGGCCTGATCAAAGGCGGGAGTATGGCGCTGCTCGTGCTACTGGCGGTACTGGTGCTTCTGGCCGTGGATGGTCTACTGCTGATTCCGGGGCTGATTATCGCGTATGACCTGACCGCGATAGCCTGGCAATGGCAGGGTTTCATCCCAGACCCGCAGGTACCACCCGGACCCTGGATGAGTATGGCCGTGGGCCTGATCGCCACCCTGACTCCGGCCATTATTGACGGTGTGGTGCTGCACTTTTTGCTGCGCGACAAGGAACAGGGCACACCGAAGTCTTTTTCCTAGGATTCTGCAGCCTGGACCGCCGCTTTTTCTTCCAGCGCCTCCCAGCGCCCGTAGGCTTTGGTTAAAGACGCACTGACGGCATCGGCGCGGGCCTGCACCTCGCGCAGCCGCTCCGGGTTCTGGTAGGTTTCTGGCAAGGCCAACGTGGCGGCGATTTCACTCTCTTCTTTCTCCAGCACTTCAATTTGCACGGGCAGGGTGGCGAGTTCCTGAGTTTCCTTATAACTCAGGGCCGATTTTTTGTCCTTGCTGCCGTCGCGTTTGCCAGAACCCTTGCCGCCGCCACGCTCTGTCGGCTTTGCCAAGCGCTGAGACTCCGTTTGCCAGCGCAGCCAGTCCTCGTAGCCGCCCGCATTCTGGCTGATCTGCCCGTCCTCCCTGAAGGCGATCACCTGGGTGACCACGTTATCGAGGAAGTCCCGGTCATGGGAGACCAGAAAGAGTGTGCCAGCGTAACTCTGTAAGCGCTCTTCCAGAATCTCCAGTGTCTCCAGATCCAGATCGTTGGTGGGCTCGTCCAGCACCAGAATATTGGCGGGGCGGGCAAAGAGGCGGGCCAACAGCAAACGTGCGCGCTCGCCGCCGGAGAGTGCCTTGATCAGCCCCCGCGCGCGGCTGGGCGGGAAGAGGAAATCCTGCAGATAGCTCAGCACATGACGGCGTTCGCCATTGATTTCGATAAAATCATTCCCGTCCGCGATGGCGTCCAACACCCGGCTCTCGGGGTCGAGCGTGGCGCGCATCTGGTCGAAGTAGGCGATCTCCTGTTTGGTGCCGCGGCGGATGGTACCCTCTTGTGGCTCCAGTTCACCGAGGATCAGGCGCAGCAGTGTCGTCTTGCCCGCCCCATTGGGGCCGATAATGCCAACCCGGTCGCCGCGTTCAATGCGTGTGGAAAAATCGCGGATGACCGGACGCCCTTCATAGGTAAAAGAAACGTGATCCAGTTCAGCGATGAGTGCACCAGAACGATCCGCCGTGCTGATCTGCAAGGTGGCCTGCCCCTGCTGCTGGCGACGGCTGGCACGTTCCTCACGCAGCCCCTCCAGACGACGCAGGCGGCCCTGGTTGCGCTTGGCGCGGGCTTTGACCCCCTGGCGCAACCAGGCCTCCTCTTCCGCCAGTTGCCCTTCCAGACGATTATCGGCGGCCGCCTCAGCGGCGAGAACTTCGGCCTTGCGGCTTTGATAAGCCGCAAAAGTGCCTGGAAAGCTGCGCAGTATCCCGCGATCCAGTTCGATGATGCGGGTCGCCAGCCGGTCGAGAAAACGCCGGTCGTGGGTGACGAAAACCAGTGTGCCGCGATGGCGCAGCAGGGATTGCTCCAGCGCCAGAATCGCGGGCAAATCGAGATGGTTGGTGGGTTCGTCGAGAAAGAGCAGGTCCGGCTCGGCGACGAGGGTGGCGGCAATGGCCACCCGCTTGCGCTGGCCGCCAGAAAGGGCACTGACCATACCTTCAGCGGGCAGCCCCAGGCTGTCGCGCAGAGCCTCTGCCTTATAGTCGATCTGCCAGGCATCGTGATGGTCGGCGAGGGCATGGGCGTGAGCGTCATCCGCATCGGCATTCTGAAGGTGCCGCCAAGCCGGATGCCCGGATTTGATGGCGGTGAGCAGGTCGTGCTCTCCGGCCAGATCTGGCTCCTGCGCCAGATAGGCGCGGCGCACACCGGGTGCCACCCACAGCGTCCCCGCATCCAAGGGACAAAGGCCCGCCAGCACTTGCAATAAGGTAGACTTGCCCTCACCGTTGCGGCCAATCAGGCCGACCCGCTCGCCTGCCTCCAGGTTCAGTTCGGCATGGTCCAGCAACGCCCGGCCACCCCATTCCACTTGCCCTGCCTCCAGCCGCAGAATAGACATTCAGCCGACCCCATCCTTAGTTATGCAAAATAAAGGCGTAGGGTACGGGGCGCGCGGCGGTGGCGCAAGCCGGAAGCGCGTTTTCAGGTTCCGCGCGTCAACTCAGCAAACGCAGGGTGAGTGGGTAGCGGTAGACCTCGCCATTACTGGCTTTGATGGCGGCCAGTACACAGAATATCAAATTCACCATGAAAATCAGCGGAAAAATAAGCAGGCCAATCAACAGGGTACTCAGGATGCTGGCCACCACATAGGCAAGCAGCACGGTGATCTGGAAATTCAGTGCTTCTTTGCTCTGCTGCACCAGCCAGGCGGACCCACTGTCTTTTTTGAGGAGATAGACGATGAGTGCCGGGATAAACCCGAGGATGATGCCGCCCGCATGGGTGAGCGCCGCGATATTGCGATCGTCCTTGCTGGTTACTTCGACGAGATTGCTGGTTTCCATGGTTACGCTCCCGGTAGGGTGATGGATTTCGTACTGGGTCGATCGGGTAATGCTTCACTCTGTGAGGTCAATGACTGCTATCATACTGAATCTTTTCTCAAAGAATAGCTTCTAGCTGAGTTCTTTCCAAGTGGCAGAATGATTGCCACCGATGGACCGGACCTTTAGCATAGACCCATGCCAGATACCTTCACTGACGAACAACGCCAATTCCTGCAACTCCTGCGTCTACCCGTGCCCGGCGAACCGCCGCCGGAGATGGCGCCGGTGAAACCGGCGGTAAAAGCCGTAAGTGCAGTGCCGAATCGGTTTGTATCTGCGCGAACGACGCCTGTCTCTGCCTCGATGCGCCCTGCAGAAACGCCCGTGATGCAGCCGGAGTCACTCCCCAGTCCTGTAGATGAAGGGGTCTCCGTACTGCGCAACGCGGTGCCAGCGACTGCTACCTTATCCGCAGCGGTGACTCCGGTACGCAGTACGTCTCTACTGGCCAAGGCCGAAGCCCTTCAAGCCCCGGTGCTTGCTACTCAGGCAAGCCCCTCTTCTGCGGACCCGCAACGGATAACACGCATCGCCACCCTGGACTGGCGTGACCTCAACAACATGGTCAGCACCTGTCAGGCCTGCCCCCTCGGCGAAACCCGCAAACATGCCGTATTCGGTGCCGGTAACCCGCGCGGGTCCTGGCTGTTTGTCGGCGAGGCGCCGGGTGCGGAAGAAGACCGCCGCGGCGAAGCCTTTGTGGGTCGCGCCGGTCAACTCCTCGACAACATGCTCCGCGCCATGGGCCTAAGCCGCGAGAAAGACGTCTATATTGCCAATATCCTCAAATGTCGCCCCCCCAACAACCGCGATCCGCTGGGTCCGGAGGTGCAGGCGTGCACGCCCTACCTGCAGCGCCAGGTTGCCCTCTTGCAACCCCGCGTGATTGTTGCGCTGGGGCGCTTTGCGGCGCAGGGCTTGCTTCAGGTGGATACGCCGCTCAGCCAATTGCGCGGTACGACCCAGCACTACCAAGGCACGCCGCTGATTGTCACCTACCACCCCGCCTATCTGCTGCGTAACCCGATCGACAAGCGCAAAGTCTGGGAAGATCTGAAGCGGGCATTGGCGGTGTTTGCGGAGTCGCAGAAATGATGGACCATTCCCTCGTTGTCCGACCCGTCGGAAGCCTGGAATGGCCGTATTTCTAACGGTATGGGAGAAGTCTTTTATGGGTCATCACAAATACAGCGCTTGGCGGTTGTTTCCGGTCATCTTGATTGCCGGCTTGTTGTTTCTGCTCACAGACTCCCGGGCGGTGGCGGGGAAAATTCGCGTGGCCTGTGTCGGAGACAGTATTACCTACGGTGCCGGGGTGCCACAGCGACATAAGCAAGGATGGCCGGGGGAATTACAGCAATTGCTGGGAACCGGCTATCAGGTTGCGAACTTCGGTCACAGCGGGGCTACCATGCTGAAGAATGGCGCTCTTCCTTATTGGAAAACACCGGAATATCAAGCCGCCACAAGCTTTGATCCCAATATTGTTATCATCATGTTGGGCACCAATGATGCCAACACCCAAAATTGGCCAAAATTTGGTTCCCAGTTCACCGCTAATGCGGAAGAGATGATTCGGCATTTCGCACAGATCAAGGCACATCCCAAGATTTATATCTGTACGCCACCGCCGATCATTCACTCGAATTACGGCATCAGCGAAGCCATGTTGATCCGTGGCCCCATCCCGGATATTTATACGGCGGGCCACGCCATGAACGTTCCGGTCGTTCCGGTTTATGCAGAGTTGCGACGATTTTTCAAGACCCACCGGGCTGATGTGTATTACCAGGCGGATGGCGTACACCCAAACGCCGCCGGCCAGAAACAGATCGCTCAATTGATATTC encodes:
- a CDS encoding penicillin-binding protein 2; amino-acid sequence: MPSERLSLQHILPHWRAALLLVAILLGLVVVLVRDVELQWWRTHDLRAQGRMRYLQTRPLPAGRGVIYGSNGDALAVNVPAATIWTDPRVFDKYHQDWSKVAQALDISQEVLATRVQSGGPGFAYILRQVQPQLGTALDALHVPGIYVQKTSRTYYPLGAVTTPLLGLVHLNHQGAAGLEMGYNQWLSGKAGSEKVLVDGQGEVLHVLGARQTPVPGHDLYLTINPQIQYWAYMTLLAAQKHFGATEGSAVVMDVQTGQILAMASVPSCNPNARDGCGNPSDYVNNAVHQAFEPGSVMKPFMVAAALETGSIQPNQNFNVSHCLPVGGFCIRDDVVHQKLNVAHILKYSSDIGAAKIALRTPAQAIYDMYRAAGYGTEPNLGFAGGTGGVLPPPQTWDKARHATIALGYGVSVTTLQLAEGYAAIANGGYHVAPTLIAGQPVQRTRIMPAGIAAHLRHWLEGVCAANGTGILAAIPGYAVAGKTGTANMANGKDGFMKNKTNATFVGFAPGFAPKLVMAVTMRGSTRYWNFGGVESAPVFRVTMRHALEGLNIAPRWCGGNNTCASKDNHITATQAEIWAEGGGN
- a CDS encoding ATP-binding cassette domain-containing protein produces the protein MSILRLEAGQVEWGGRALLDHAELNLEAGERVGLIGRNGEGKSTLLQVLAGLCPLDAGTLWVAPGVRRAYLAQEPDLAGEHDLLTAIKSGHPAWRHLQNADADDAHAHALADHHDAWQIDYKAEALRDSLGLPAEGMVSALSGGQRKRVAIAATLVAEPDLLFLDEPTNHLDLPAILALEQSLLRHRGTLVFVTHDRRFLDRLATRIIELDRGILRSFPGTFAAYQSRKAEVLAAEAAADNRLEGQLAEEEAWLRQGVKARAKRNQGRLRRLEGLREERASRRQQQGQATLQISTADRSGALIAELDHVSFTYEGRPVIRDFSTRIERGDRVGIIGPNGAGKTTLLRLILGELEPQEGTIRRGTKQEIAYFDQMRATLDPESRVLDAIADGNDFIEINGERRHVLSYLQDFLFPPSRARGLIKALSGGERARLLLARLFARPANILVLDEPTNDLDLETLEILEERLQSYAGTLFLVSHDRDFLDNVVTQVIAFREDGQISQNAGGYEDWLRWQTESQRLAKPTERGGGKGSGKRDGSKDKKSALSYKETQELATLPVQIEVLEKEESEIAATLALPETYQNPERLREVQARADAVSASLTKAYGRWEALEEKAAVQAAES
- a CDS encoding DUF4870 domain-containing protein gives rise to the protein METSNLVEVTSKDDRNIAALTHAGGIILGFIPALIVYLLKKDSGSAWLVQQSKEALNFQITVLLAYVVASILSTLLIGLLIFPLIFMVNLIFCVLAAIKASNGEVYRYPLTLRLLS
- a CDS encoding uracil-DNA glycosylase family protein; translated protein: MPDTFTDEQRQFLQLLRLPVPGEPPPEMAPVKPAVKAVSAVPNRFVSARTTPVSASMRPAETPVMQPESLPSPVDEGVSVLRNAVPATATLSAAVTPVRSTSLLAKAEALQAPVLATQASPSSADPQRITRIATLDWRDLNNMVSTCQACPLGETRKHAVFGAGNPRGSWLFVGEAPGAEEDRRGEAFVGRAGQLLDNMLRAMGLSREKDVYIANILKCRPPNNRDPLGPEVQACTPYLQRQVALLQPRVIVALGRFAAQGLLQVDTPLSQLRGTTQHYQGTPLIVTYHPAYLLRNPIDKRKVWEDLKRALAVFAESQK
- a CDS encoding GDSL-type esterase/lipase family protein, with amino-acid sequence MGHHKYSAWRLFPVILIAGLLFLLTDSRAVAGKIRVACVGDSITYGAGVPQRHKQGWPGELQQLLGTGYQVANFGHSGATMLKNGALPYWKTPEYQAATSFDPNIVIIMLGTNDANTQNWPKFGSQFTANAEEMIRHFAQIKAHPKIYICTPPPIIHSNYGISEAMLIRGPIPDIYTAGHAMNVPVVPVYAELRRFFKTHRADVYYQADGVHPNAAGQKQIAQLIFQFLR